Proteins co-encoded in one Kutzneria chonburiensis genomic window:
- a CDS encoding S1 family peptidase — translation MRGSVVAAALVGAAMLAAPAMASASVSPNIIGGTQVSSAPWGAQVYWNSGGSEFDGFECSGTIIAAQWVITAHHCQSASGMHVKIGDVRFDQGTNVAVDRQVTSPNGDIALLHLASPVQTTYMRLGSADPATGATNQIYGWGRTLNQSPPSPVLKTANVQVTGRSTDAYGGRAIASRGINGAAWHGDSGGPEVSNGLQVGVASTAGNSGSDPHGIQNYASIAASRSWIRSTTGV, via the coding sequence ATGCGCGGGTCCGTAGTGGCGGCCGCGCTCGTCGGCGCGGCCATGCTGGCCGCGCCGGCGATGGCCTCGGCCTCGGTGAGCCCGAACATCATCGGCGGCACGCAGGTGAGTTCGGCCCCGTGGGGCGCACAGGTCTACTGGAACAGCGGCGGCAGCGAATTCGACGGATTCGAGTGCTCCGGCACGATCATCGCGGCGCAGTGGGTGATCACCGCCCATCACTGCCAGAGTGCCTCGGGCATGCACGTGAAGATCGGTGACGTGCGCTTCGACCAGGGCACGAACGTGGCCGTGGACCGGCAGGTCACCTCGCCCAACGGCGACATCGCGTTGCTGCACCTGGCTTCCCCGGTGCAGACGACGTACATGCGGCTGGGCAGCGCCGATCCGGCCACCGGCGCCACCAACCAGATCTACGGCTGGGGCCGGACGCTGAACCAGAGTCCGCCGTCGCCGGTGCTGAAGACGGCCAACGTCCAGGTGACCGGGCGCAGCACCGACGCCTACGGCGGGCGGGCCATCGCCAGCCGCGGCATCAACGGCGCGGCCTGGCACGGCGACTCCGGCGGCCCCGAGGTCTCCAACGGCCTCCAGGTCGGCGTCGCCTCGACCGCCGGCAACAGCGGGTCCGACCCGCACGGCATCCAGAACTACGCCAGCATCGCGGCCAGCCGCAGCTGGATCCGGTCGACGACCGGAGTGTGA
- a CDS encoding S1 family peptidase: MRKSLVAATIAGAALAAGLAAAPASAGVNPNIIGGGAASNIPYGAQIYWTNAGSGNGFECSGTIIAPQWVLTARHCQNNPGMYVLVGSLNLGQGTRATVDRQVPSPNGDILLVHLTTSINTTYSRLASSDPATGSTNQIYGWGRTQGSNPPSPVLKTANVRVTGHSSDAFGGSAIASVGINGAAWHGDSGGPEVFNGLQVGVCSTGSNSGSNPQGTQNYASVASSRSFIRSTAGV, translated from the coding sequence ATGCGTAAATCCCTCGTCGCCGCCACGATCGCCGGCGCCGCCCTGGCCGCGGGCCTTGCCGCCGCGCCGGCCTCGGCCGGCGTCAACCCGAACATCATCGGTGGTGGCGCCGCCAGCAACATCCCCTACGGCGCCCAGATCTACTGGACCAACGCCGGCTCCGGCAACGGCTTCGAGTGCTCCGGCACGATCATCGCCCCGCAGTGGGTGCTGACCGCGCGGCACTGCCAGAACAACCCCGGCATGTACGTGCTGGTCGGCAGCCTGAACCTGGGCCAGGGCACGCGGGCAACCGTCGACCGCCAGGTTCCGTCGCCCAACGGCGACATCCTGCTGGTGCACCTGACCACGTCGATCAACACCACCTACAGCCGGCTGGCCAGCTCCGACCCGGCCACCGGCAGCACCAACCAGATCTACGGCTGGGGCCGCACCCAGGGCAGCAACCCGCCGTCCCCGGTGCTCAAGACGGCCAACGTGCGCGTGACCGGCCACAGCTCGGACGCCTTCGGCGGCAGCGCGATCGCCAGCGTCGGCATCAACGGCGCGGCGTGGCACGGCGACTCCGGCGGCCCCGAGGTCTTCAACGGCCTCCAGGTCGGCGTGTGCTCGACCGGCAGCAACAGCGGCTCCAACCCCCAGGGCACGCAGAACTACGCCAGCGTCGCCTCGAGCCGTTCGTTCATTCGCAGCACCGCGGGGGTGTGA
- a CDS encoding pyridoxamine 5'-phosphate oxidase family protein, which produces MSDTELDDFLGEERTCRVATAGADGPHLTALWFLWHDKTLWLTSITRAKRWAQLKKDPKVSVLVDAGHDYGELRGVELRGEVEFVGEAPRTGEHVPELVEPEKLFAAKYFGLDQMYHDGRHAWLRLCPHTIVSWDFRKLG; this is translated from the coding sequence ATGAGCGACACGGAACTCGACGACTTCCTCGGCGAAGAACGCACCTGCCGGGTGGCCACCGCCGGCGCCGACGGCCCGCACCTGACCGCACTGTGGTTCCTGTGGCACGACAAGACGCTGTGGCTGACGTCGATCACCCGGGCCAAGCGCTGGGCCCAGCTCAAGAAGGACCCCAAGGTGTCGGTGCTGGTCGACGCCGGCCACGACTACGGTGAGCTGCGCGGGGTGGAGCTGCGCGGCGAGGTCGAGTTCGTCGGCGAGGCGCCGCGCACCGGCGAGCACGTGCCTGAGCTGGTCGAACCGGAGAAGTTGTTCGCCGCCAAGTACTTCGGCCTCGACCAGATGTACCACGACGGCCGGCACGCGTGGCTGCGCCTGTGCCCGCACACCATAGTCTCCTGGGACTTCCGCAAACTGGGGTAA
- a CDS encoding NAD(P)H-dependent flavin oxidoreductase, which yields MLDTDLTRLTGVRHPVVQTGMGWVAGPKLVSATANAGGLGIIASATMTLEELDRAITETKQRTENPFGVNLRADAGDAVDRVELLIKHGVKVASFALAPKKDLISRLKDHGIVVMPSIGAVRHAEKVAAWGVDAVVVQGGEGGGHTGAVATTLLLPSVVDAVDIPVVAAGGFYDGRGLAAALAYGAAGIAMGTRFLLTSDSPVPDEVKQLYLVRGLDGTVVTTKVDGMPHRVLRTELVNRLEQSGRLRSLVKALANARKFKALTGMSWRGLISDGLRMKHGRELSWSQVIMAANTPMLLRSGLVQGNTDAGVLAAGQVVGVLKDLPSCEELITGIVAQATTVIDGLAGGTRWQNSGVADASP from the coding sequence ATGCTCGACACTGACCTCACCCGCCTCACCGGCGTACGGCATCCGGTGGTGCAGACCGGCATGGGCTGGGTCGCCGGGCCGAAACTCGTCTCGGCCACGGCCAACGCCGGCGGCCTCGGCATCATCGCCTCGGCCACGATGACGCTCGAAGAACTCGACCGAGCGATCACGGAAACCAAGCAGCGAACGGAGAATCCGTTCGGCGTCAATCTCCGCGCCGACGCGGGCGACGCCGTCGACCGGGTCGAGCTGCTGATCAAACACGGCGTCAAGGTGGCATCCTTCGCGCTGGCGCCGAAAAAGGACCTGATCAGCAGGCTCAAGGACCACGGCATCGTGGTGATGCCGTCGATCGGCGCGGTCCGGCACGCCGAGAAGGTCGCCGCGTGGGGCGTCGACGCCGTCGTCGTGCAGGGCGGCGAGGGCGGCGGCCACACCGGCGCGGTGGCGACGACGTTGCTGCTGCCCAGCGTGGTCGACGCCGTGGACATCCCCGTCGTCGCGGCCGGCGGCTTCTACGACGGTCGCGGCCTCGCCGCCGCCCTGGCCTACGGCGCGGCCGGCATCGCCATGGGCACCCGGTTTCTGCTGACCAGCGACAGCCCGGTGCCGGACGAGGTCAAACAGCTCTACCTCGTAAGAGGTCTGGACGGAACGGTTGTTACAACCAAGGTTGACGGCATGCCACACCGAGTGCTGCGCACCGAACTCGTGAACCGGTTGGAGCAGTCGGGACGGCTCCGGTCGCTGGTCAAGGCGCTGGCCAACGCCCGCAAGTTCAAGGCGCTGACCGGGATGAGCTGGCGTGGCCTGATCAGCGACGGCCTGCGCATGAAACACGGCCGGGAACTGAGCTGGTCTCAGGTGATCATGGCGGCGAACACGCCGATGCTGCTGCGCTCCGGTCTGGTGCAGGGCAACACCGACGCCGGTGTGCTGGCCGCCGGCCAGGTGGTCGGCGTGCTCAAGGATCTGCCAAGCTGCGAGGAACTGATCACCGGCATCGTCGCGCAGGCGACCACGGTGATCGACGGACTGGCCGGAGGAACACGATGGCAGAACAGCGGCGTGGCCGACGCATCGCCATGA
- a CDS encoding CoA-transferase subunit beta produces MSRIDVCVAACADLFLGAGEILASPMGLIPQLGAKLARLTSEPDLLMSDGEAYLLGEHGIEGWLPYRKVFDVVAHGRRHVVMGANQLDRFGNQNISCIGDHDKPTRQLLGFRGAPGNTVNHRTSYWVPKHSKRVFVPRVDVVSGVGHDRGFHNVHRVVTDLCVLDFATPDGSMRLVSTHPGVTVEEVLDNTGFPLDVGEAGTTREPTPQELELIDKLDPDHARH; encoded by the coding sequence ATGAGCCGCATAGACGTGTGCGTCGCCGCCTGTGCCGACCTGTTCCTCGGCGCCGGCGAGATCCTGGCCAGTCCCATGGGGTTGATCCCGCAGCTGGGCGCGAAACTGGCCCGGCTGACCAGCGAGCCCGATCTGCTGATGTCCGACGGCGAGGCGTACCTGTTGGGCGAGCACGGGATCGAGGGCTGGCTGCCGTACCGCAAGGTGTTCGACGTGGTCGCCCACGGCCGCCGGCACGTGGTGATGGGGGCCAACCAGCTGGACCGCTTCGGCAATCAGAACATCTCGTGCATCGGCGACCACGACAAGCCGACCCGGCAGCTGCTGGGCTTCCGCGGCGCGCCCGGCAACACGGTCAACCACCGCACCAGCTACTGGGTGCCCAAGCACAGCAAGCGGGTGTTCGTGCCGCGGGTGGACGTGGTCAGCGGCGTCGGCCATGATCGCGGCTTCCACAACGTGCACCGGGTCGTGACCGACCTGTGCGTACTGGACTTCGCCACCCCGGACGGCTCGATGCGGCTGGTGTCAACCCATCCCGGCGTCACCGTCGAGGAAGTCCTGGACAACACCGGCTTTCCGCTGGACGTGGGCGAGGCCGGCACGACCCGCGAGCCCACGCCGCAGGAGCTGGAGCTGATCGACAAGCTGGATCCCGACCATGCTCGACACTGA
- a CDS encoding CoA transferase subunit A: MRDKRMSAAEVAAELSDGMTVGIGGWGSRRKPMALVRAILDSPVRDLTVVSYGGPDVGLLCAAGKVRRLVFGFVSLDSIAYDPWFQRVRQQGGIEVREYDEGMLYSGLLAASHRLPFLPIRAGLGSDVMRVNPDLKTVRSPYDDEELVAMPALQLDVALIHLNRADRHGNGQYLGPDPYFDDLFCLAAKRRFLSCERIVDTAELDGPPQSLLTNRMMVDGVVETPNGAHFTSCVPDYGRDEKFQRHYAKSAADQELWPSFVDQFLSRGETGYQLAVQGMS; this comes from the coding sequence GTGCGGGACAAGCGGATGAGCGCCGCCGAGGTGGCGGCCGAGCTGTCCGACGGGATGACCGTCGGCATCGGCGGCTGGGGCTCGCGGCGCAAACCGATGGCCCTGGTGCGGGCCATTCTCGACTCGCCCGTGCGGGACCTGACCGTCGTCTCCTACGGCGGCCCGGACGTCGGTTTGCTGTGCGCCGCCGGCAAAGTCCGCCGGCTGGTGTTCGGTTTCGTCTCCCTGGACAGCATCGCCTACGACCCGTGGTTCCAGCGAGTCCGCCAGCAGGGCGGTATCGAGGTCCGCGAGTACGACGAGGGCATGCTCTACAGTGGACTGTTGGCGGCGTCCCACCGGCTGCCGTTCCTGCCCATCCGGGCCGGCCTCGGCTCGGACGTCATGCGGGTCAACCCCGACCTGAAGACCGTGCGATCTCCTTATGACGACGAGGAACTGGTCGCCATGCCGGCACTTCAGCTGGACGTGGCGCTGATCCACCTCAACCGGGCCGACCGGCACGGCAACGGCCAGTACCTCGGCCCGGACCCGTACTTCGACGACCTGTTCTGTCTGGCGGCCAAGCGCCGTTTCCTGTCGTGCGAACGGATCGTGGACACCGCCGAGCTGGACGGGCCGCCGCAGTCGCTGCTGACCAACCGGATGATGGTCGACGGCGTGGTCGAGACCCCCAACGGCGCGCACTTCACCTCCTGCGTGCCCGACTACGGCCGGGACGAGAAGTTCCAGCGCCACTACGCGAAATCCGCCGCCGACCAGGAACTCTGGCCATCCTTCGTGGACCAGTTCCTGTCGAGGGGCGAGACTGGCTACCAACTCGCCGTGCAGGGGATGTCATGA
- a CDS encoding enoyl-CoA hydratase family protein: MGISSSHTGSGVTVITIDYPPVNAVPVRGWFDLADELTAAGRRPDTHVVVLRAEGRGYCAGVDIKEIQRTEGFDALIGANRGCAAAFAAVYDCEVPVIAAVNGFCLGGGVGLVGNADIVVAATDASFGLPEVDRGALGAATHLARLVPPHLMRALYYTARRISAEELHHHGSVYEVVQPDKLDAAAMALAEEIAAKDTRVIRCAKEALNGIDTQHVHRSYRYEQGFTFELNLSGVSDEARRAFLEG; encoded by the coding sequence ATGGGCATCTCCAGCAGCCACACCGGATCCGGCGTCACGGTGATCACGATCGACTATCCGCCGGTGAACGCCGTCCCGGTCCGCGGCTGGTTCGACCTGGCCGACGAGCTGACCGCCGCCGGGCGGCGGCCGGACACGCACGTCGTGGTGCTGCGGGCCGAGGGCCGGGGCTACTGCGCGGGCGTGGACATCAAGGAGATCCAGCGCACCGAGGGCTTCGACGCGCTGATCGGCGCCAATCGCGGCTGTGCGGCCGCGTTCGCCGCGGTCTACGACTGCGAGGTGCCGGTCATCGCCGCGGTCAACGGTTTCTGCCTCGGCGGCGGCGTCGGTCTGGTCGGCAACGCCGACATCGTCGTGGCGGCAACGGATGCCAGCTTCGGACTGCCCGAAGTGGACAGAGGGGCGCTCGGCGCGGCCACCCACCTGGCCCGGCTGGTGCCACCGCATCTGATGCGCGCCCTGTACTACACGGCCCGGCGGATCTCGGCCGAGGAGCTGCACCACCACGGCTCGGTGTACGAGGTGGTGCAGCCGGACAAGCTGGACGCGGCGGCGATGGCGCTGGCCGAGGAGATCGCGGCCAAGGACACCCGGGTGATCCGCTGCGCCAAGGAGGCGCTCAACGGCATCGACACCCAGCACGTGCACCGCAGCTACCGCTACGAGCAGGGCTTCACCTTCGAGCTGAACCTGTCCGGCGTGTCCGACGAGGCACGGCGGGCCTTCCTGGAGGGATGA
- a CDS encoding SDR family oxidoreductase: protein MELTDRVVLVTGGTRGVGAGITRVFRQAGATVVTCARRPSGDPDFVACDVREPEQVIAMIDGIVARHGRLDVLVNNAGGAPYADAAEASPRFHAKVVELNLLAPLLVSQAANRVMQGQPDGGAIVMVSSVSGQRPSPGTAGYGAAKAGLDSLTGSLAVEWAPKVRVNALAVGPVRTELSELHFPDLAAVAKTVPLGRLAEPEDVGHCALFLASPLASYVSGATLLVHGGGEWPAFLTAQYSSDRGER, encoded by the coding sequence ATGGAATTGACCGACCGGGTAGTCCTCGTGACCGGTGGCACCAGGGGAGTGGGCGCGGGCATCACCCGCGTGTTCCGGCAGGCCGGGGCCACCGTCGTCACCTGCGCGCGGCGGCCGTCCGGCGATCCCGACTTCGTCGCGTGCGACGTGCGCGAGCCCGAGCAGGTGATCGCCATGATCGACGGCATCGTGGCGCGTCACGGGCGGCTCGACGTGCTGGTCAACAACGCCGGCGGCGCCCCGTACGCCGACGCCGCCGAGGCCTCGCCCCGGTTTCACGCCAAGGTCGTTGAGCTCAACCTGTTGGCCCCGCTGCTCGTCTCGCAGGCGGCCAACCGCGTGATGCAGGGGCAGCCCGACGGCGGCGCGATCGTCATGGTCAGCAGCGTCAGCGGGCAGCGGCCGTCGCCCGGCACCGCCGGCTACGGGGCGGCCAAGGCCGGCCTGGACAGCCTGACCGGCAGCCTGGCCGTGGAGTGGGCGCCGAAGGTGCGGGTCAACGCCCTGGCCGTCGGGCCGGTCCGCACCGAACTGTCCGAACTGCATTTCCCCGACCTGGCGGCGGTGGCCAAGACCGTGCCGCTGGGCCGGCTGGCCGAGCCCGAGGACGTCGGCCACTGCGCGTTGTTCCTCGCCTCGCCGCTCGCCTCGTACGTGTCGGGCGCGACGCTGCTCGTGCACGGCGGCGGCGAGTGGCCCGCTTTCCTGACTGCGCAGTATTCATCAGACCGGGGAGAACGATGA
- a CDS encoding SDR family oxidoreductase has protein sequence MRVAIVTGAGRGLGRAHALAFAAAGYAVVVNDVDDAAADVVAEIGSHAVANRDDIADWDGAARLVDTALSAFGRLDVLVNNAGFVRDRMLVNLGESEWDDVVRVHLKGHFAPLRHAAAYWRGEHKAGRPVTARVINTTSGAGLLGSVGQGNYSAAKAGILGLTFVAAAELDRYGVTVNAIAPAARTRMTAETFAAQMAAPTTGFDAMAPENVSPLVVWLGSEEAGDVTGRVFEVEGGRICLADGWRRGPTVEREERWPVNEVGPAVRALLDKSVPPEPVYGAG, from the coding sequence ATGAGGGTAGCCATCGTCACCGGCGCCGGCCGCGGCCTCGGCCGGGCCCACGCGCTGGCCTTCGCCGCCGCCGGCTACGCCGTGGTGGTCAACGATGTCGACGACGCCGCTGCCGATGTCGTGGCCGAGATCGGCTCACATGCCGTGGCCAACCGGGACGACATCGCCGACTGGGACGGGGCCGCGCGGCTGGTCGACACCGCGCTGAGCGCGTTCGGGCGGCTGGACGTGCTGGTCAACAACGCCGGTTTCGTGCGGGACCGGATGCTGGTCAACCTCGGCGAGTCCGAGTGGGACGACGTGGTCCGCGTGCACCTGAAGGGCCATTTCGCGCCGCTGCGACACGCCGCGGCGTACTGGCGGGGCGAACACAAGGCGGGACGGCCCGTAACGGCCCGCGTGATCAACACGACTTCCGGGGCGGGACTGCTGGGCAGTGTCGGCCAGGGCAACTACTCGGCCGCCAAGGCCGGCATCCTCGGCTTGACGTTCGTCGCCGCGGCGGAGCTCGATCGCTACGGCGTGACCGTCAACGCCATCGCGCCCGCGGCCCGGACCCGGATGACCGCGGAGACCTTCGCCGCGCAGATGGCCGCGCCCACAACGGGTTTCGACGCCATGGCGCCGGAAAACGTGTCGCCCCTTGTGGTGTGGCTCGGCAGCGAGGAAGCCGGCGACGTCACCGGGCGTGTCTTCGAGGTCGAGGGCGGCCGCATCTGCCTGGCCGACGGCTGGCGTCGCGGACCCACCGTTGAGCGGGAAGAACGCTGGCCGGTCAACGAAGTCGGCCCCGCCGTGCGAGCACTGCTCGACAAGTCCGTGCCGCCGGAGCCCGTGTACGGGGCGGGATGA